A DNA window from Vigna angularis cultivar LongXiaoDou No.4 chromosome 1, ASM1680809v1, whole genome shotgun sequence contains the following coding sequences:
- the LOC128194961 gene encoding uncharacterized protein LOC128194961, whose protein sequence is MMTRIYNFGVTHPSRAQVVEITSRLRIFGDASEYNVHCWFNNHGNRVRRWQAEIDPTGTQFSQLPLYMYEYDWVIMRAPRLLDLFPIPIIIDDDKDERQIPPPTPSAFRTRAPSTALSLRPPQPAREFFQF, encoded by the exons atgatgaccagaatctacaactttggggtcacacacccaagcagagcgcaagttgtcgagatcacgtctcgactaaggatcttcggagatgccagcgaatacaacgtgcactgctggttcaacaaccacggcaatcgggtcaggcgctggcaagcggagatagaccccactggcactcagttttcacaactgccgctatatatgTATG aatacgactgggtgataatgagggcaccgaggctgttgGACCTCTTCCCCATTCCCATCATAATCGACGACGACAAAGATGAACGGCAAATCCCGCCACCTACGCCTTCtgcattccgaaccagagctccttCAACGgcgctctcccttagaccaccacaaccagctcgtgAATTCTTCcagttttaa